GGGGCGTTCGGCCCGCGTGAAGTCGAACAAATGGTCGCTGCGCTTAGCGAAGACCCGATGGCCCACCGCATGTTGCGCGAGGCGACCGGCGAAATGGAAATGAGCGAAGATCGCAGCCCGGCGGCTGAAGTGCGGCTGGGGGTCTGCTATTACTTACTCGGCCGCTATCAGCAGGCGATTGAAACGCTGCGCAAAGGGGACGGCGGCGCGCTGGCCCAATTCTATTTAGCCAAGTCGCAGTTTGCCCTGGAGCAATACGACGCGGCAATTGCTTCATTTCAAGCGGCTGCAAAAGCCGGCTATGACTCGGACGTGTGTGCGCTGGCTCGCGCCGAAGCGCTGCGAGTTTCCGGCAATGCCAAAGCGGGCCTCGAGCTGCTCGACAGCCTGTCGGGCGCAGTCGAACAATCGGCGGAATACTTGTACCAGCGTGGAGCGACTGTTTCGGCGTTGAGCGGCAATCCGGTAGAAGTCGTGGCGCTGTTTGAACGGGCCGTTTCGGTTGATTCCAAGCACAGCGGCGCGCTGTTCGGCTTGGCGATGGAAAACGACCGTCGAGGCAACGATGAAACGGCGCTCGATTTGTACGAGCGCTCGGTGGCCCGATATCCGTCGCACATTGGCTCGCTGCTAAACCTCGGCATTTTGTACGAAGACCGGGCCCAATACGAGAAGGCTTACGCCTGTTATCACCGCGTGTTGGAAACCTATCCCAATCATCCCCGCGCGCGGCTGTATATGAAAGATGTACAAGCCTCGCGCGACATGTTCTTCGACGAAGACGAAAAGCGAAAGCGCGATCGGATGGCGCAAATGCTCAGCGTTCCTGTGACCGACTTCGAGTTGTCGGTTCGCAGCCGCAATTGCCTGCAAAAAATGGGCATTATGACGCTGGGAGATTTGGCCAAGACCTCCGAAGCCGAGCTATTGGCCAGCAAGAACTTCGGCGAAACGTCGTTGGTCGAAATCCGCGAAATGATGGTTTCCAAAGGTCTAGCGCTGGGCATGTTCGCCAAGGAGACGTTGGAGCCGGAGCCAATCTTCGAACCGGAAACGATGACGGCCGACGAACAGGCCTTGCTCGATCGACCGATTACCGAATTGAACCTCTCGGTGCGCGCCCGCAAGTGCATGGTACGATTGCAGATTAACACCGTCGGCGAACTCTTGCGCCGCACTGGGGACGACTTGCTGGAGTGCAAGAATTTCGGCGTTACCAGCCTGACCGAAGTACGCGAAAAGCTGACGCTCAAGGGATTGAAGCTGCGGGGCGACTGACGGCAAGCGAAGTTAGCTCGGCAGACGTCGCGATTTGCCAGTGCGTTTTGCGGCCTTGCCGTTTTTTGAGCGATCAGTTTTGGCGCGGTCGTCGCGCGCGGCATTCCCATTCAACGACTCGGCGGAAGCCTCATTGCCGCGCCGTGGATCCGAGGCATGCTCCGGCGGCAGCCACTCGATAGCCAGCTTCACGCCAAACATTTGATGGAAATATTTGACGCGGCGCCGGGCGCCCCACAAATTCACGCCCGGCTCGAAGTCGGCCGACAATACCAATCTAGCGTCATCCAAGCAGTCCTGGTCAAATTGGATGGTCGCATCTTGCACAAGCTGGCTGTGACTGCGGTCGAGCCCACCTGCGAGTCTCAGAATCGCGGAAAGCTGTTCGACGCGCCGCCGATCTTCGGCGGAAAGCTGTCGAAAATTGGCATGCTTCATTTTCGGCTTCGCGCCGCGATGGTAGCGAGCGATGTTGGCGATCAATTCCAGCTCACGCGGGCGAAAGCCGCTCAGTCGGCTATTGAGGATCAAATGGTAGCTGTGCTTGTGGTGCCGATCGTAGTTGATTAAGTAGCCTACGTCTTGCAGCCGGGCGGCTGCTTCGAGAAACGGCCAGTCATCGAGATTCAAATTGAATCGCGCAGCCAGTTGCTCGAACAACCGTCCGGCGAGCAACGCCACGTGTTTGCCGTGCGCCAGTTCGTGTTCACCGGTGCATGCCGCGGCAAAACGGTCGATGGCCGCGTCCCGATTCCCAGGATCGGTGCTCGGCATGCCGAGCGTGTCGTCGATCATCGTTAACAGCAGTCCGTCTCGCACGCCGCGGCTATGAACTTGCAATTGGTTCACTTTGAAGCGGCGCATTAGCCGATCGACCACCGCGATGCCGGCCACAATGATGTCGGCACGATCGGGTGCCAACCCCGGAACTTGCCGCCGCGACTTGACCGGCAGCTTGCGCAGCCGATCGAGCATGTGGCTGACTTCGGCCTGCGACAACAAATATCCTCGCACTGGCAAGCCGGTTTGTCGCCGGCTGGCCATCATCATTTCGGCCATGCTGGTGAACGTGCCGCCGGAACCAATGAGTAAGTGCGGCTGAAAGGCGGCGCGTCTGGCTTCCTTCTTTAAGATGCGGTCGATGTGGGCGACCATTTGGTCGTAGTCTTTGCCTGTCAGGACTGCGCCGCTGCCAAACATTTCGGATAGCCGCACCGTGCCCAGTGCTGTGGAGGCGATCGACTCGATCACATTGCCGCTGGCTAGCACGATTTCGGTGCTACCGCCGCCAATATCGGCCACGACAACATTCTTGCCGCCCAGATCGAACGCTCGTTGCACACTGTAGAACGCCAGCCGCGCTTCCTGGCTGGAACTGATCACATCGACCGCGATGCCGACATCGCTGTTGACCCGGCGGCAGAATTCCTGGCCGTTGCTGGCTTCGCGAACCGCGCAAGTCGCGATGGTCCGCAATTCGTCGACCTGATAACCGGCCGCAATTTGCTTAAACCGGCGCAGCGCTGCGAGCGTCAGTTCCACCGCCTGAGGATCGAGATTGCCGGTGGAATCGAGCGCTCGGCCCAATCGCGTTGGCTCGCGTTCTTCGTCCAAAATGCGATAGTCACCGCCACGGTACGGCTCGGCAACGATCAGCCGAACGCTATTGGAACCAATGTCGATGGCCGCCAAGCGATGGGCCAGGTCGGTCGACAGAAATATTTGCTTGTCGTTCATGCGGTGTCATCGGAGCGTGTCGCGAGCGACAATCGAGCGCACCGGCAATTCTACCTCAAGATTTGCAGTTACCGAATAGGTTGAAATTGCTCGACAGATCGCCGATACGGATCGGAAGGGAGACCGAGTCGGTACAATTGATGTGGTTTCAGTTGATACAAAAGGGTGGAGAAGGTAGGTTATGAAATATGATTGCCGCGAAACAAATTGAGAGAAATTTCGTCGACGATTACCTGGCCGATAAGGATGTCGCCAAGGTCAAGCACGATTCCTTCGGTGGCTTTGTGTACGCGATGGCGGACGCAAGAACAGCCCACAATCGCGTTGCCGCTGCTCTCAACGGCTGGTTGTACTCGAATCTGCGCGGTCGTCGGTGCGAGCCGTATAATTCGGACGCGAAAGTTCGGGTGAGATTGCCTACTCAGACGCGATATTACTATCCCGATGGAATGGTCGTTTGTGAGCCAAATCCACCGGAGTCGAGCTATCAAGACAATCCTGTGGTAATTGCCGAAGTCATCTCGGAAGGGATCCGTCGAATTGACGAAGGCGAGCAGCGAGACGTCTACTTGACCAGCCCCACGCTGGCGGCATACTTGTCGATTGAAACGGATTGGCCGCGCGTCGTGATCGACTTCCGCTCGGAGAATGGCTTCGCTGCAGAGGCCTACGAAGAGATGGATGCAGTGATCGCACACGAGGTCGTCCAGATTGACCGACCGCTAGCCGAGATCGATGAGCGGGTGGAGTTTGCTTCTACCTAATCCTAATATAGACGCGTGAACCTGATTCGCGATCTTGCCGATGTGCCCGTTTCAGTCCGCCGCAGTGCTGTGGCGATCGGTAATTTTGACGGCGTGCATCGCGGCCACGCGCGGATTGTGGAGCGGCTGATCGGCCGTGCGCGAGAGTTGGGCGGCGCGGCGGTCGTGTTCACTTTCGATCCGCATCCTGCGCTGCTGTTGCGGCCCGAGCAAGCTCCGCCGCCGCTTACCTGGACCGATCGTAAAGCGCAATTGCTAGCAGATCTTGGCGTCGATGCGACGATCGCCTATCCGACGGACGAGGCATTGTTGCAGCTTTCGGCGGAGGAGTTTTTTCAGCGCATCGTATGTGATGCACTGGATGGCCGAGCGATCGTCGAGGGGCCAAACTTCTATTTCGGCCGCGGCCGGAAGGGGACGATCGGGGTGCTGCGAAAGTTGTGCAACAGGGCGAACATTCCACTCGACGTAGTTGAGCCGCTGGAGTTGGATGGCGAGCATGTTTCCAGTTCACGTGTTCGGCGACTCGTCGCTGCCGGCCAAATTGAGGATGCAAATCGATTGCTGACGCAGCCTTATCGCATCCGCGGCATGGTTCGTCACGGGGCGGCACGGGGAACAAAGATCGGCTTTCCGACGGCCAATGTCGATGCCGTCGATACCCTGCTACCGGCCCCAGCGGTGTACGCTGGCCGCTGCACGGTAGCTGGTCGGACTTGGCCGGCGGCGATCAACATCGGTTCGAACCCAACCTTTGGCGAACACGGCCTTAAGGTTGAAGTCCACCTGGTCGGCTTTCACGATTCGCTCTATGGGCAGCCGCTGGAGGTTGACTTCCTTGCCCGACTGCGCGACATTGAGCGTTTTGCCGACGTAAGCTTGTTGAAGGCGCAACTGCAGATCGACGTGCAAGCGGCTGTGGCGATCCATGACAGGCACAGCTAGCCGCACAGATTCCCCGATGCAAAGCGGAAATAACGCATGAAACTCCAAGCCACGAATTTCAAGATTCACAGCAAGGGCCGCATTCCGTCTTTCGACATGAAGAATTGAACGTTCATTTGTCATTCGAATTTCAACATTCATTACCCCTTCCTCTGCGGCCTCAAACGATGATCGAGTCGATTTAATGCCCATCAACTGGTCGCGATTTGAAGACATTGTCCGTTCGCACGAGCGGTTTTTGCTGGTAAGCCACATTCGCCCCGATTGCGACGCGCTGGGCAGCGAATTGGGCATGGCCGGCGTGTTGGAATCGCTCGGCAAGAGCGTACGAATCGTGAATGGCCAAGCGACGCCGCCGAATTATTTGTTTATTGATCCCACGCGGCGAATCAAAGCAATCCATGCCGACGTGCAGCCCACGGAACTCGACGATGTGCAAGTGTTGATGGTGCTAGACACCAGCGCCTGGGCACAACTTGGTCCGATGGCCGATGTCGTGAAGGCGACCAAAGCCAAGAAAGTCGTCGTCGATCATCATATCAGCAGCGATGACCTGGGCGCGGAACTCTTCAAAGATGTTGAAGCGGAAGCCACTGGCCGGTTGGTGCTGGAAGCCGCGCAACACCTCAAGATAGGACTGACGCCGGTAATCGCTGCGCCGCTGTTTGCGGCCATTGCAACCGACACCGGCTGGTTCCGATTCGGCTCGACGCGCGCCGGAACTTACCGAGCCGCGGCAACGCTCATCGACGCTGGCGCAAAGCCGAGTGAGATTTATCAAGCGTTGTACGAGCAAGACACGATCGCCCGGCTCAACCTCATCGGCCGCACGCTTGGCCGCGCGAAAGTAGAACTCGACGGAAGGCTTATTCATACCGCTGTGCTGCAAGACGATTTCAAAGCCACCGGTGCCTTGCCGTCCGACACCGAAGATGTGGTGAACCAGACGTTGACGGTGGGTGGTGCGCGAGTCGCCGTGATCATGGTCGAGCAGCGCGACGGCGGGTTCAAAATCAGCTTCCGCAGCCGCACGCCGTCGGTGGACTGTAGCAAACTTGCCGAAGCTTTCGGCGGCGGTGGTCATAAGGCCGCGGCCGGAGCTTTTGTCGCGGGTCCGTTGGAAGTTGCCCAAGCCAAGGTGCTTGACGCAGTGCGCGCCGCGATGAGATAATTGCCCTTGTCGGCCGGTCTTTCCAATCCGACATGAACGCGACTGAATTTCGCGTTGCGTCGGGCTGCAAAGCCTGGCCTACGTCCTGCCTTCCTGCGCTGCCCATCGTGGGCAGTCTTTCTGGAATCGACCGGATGTCGTCGACGCCCAATACTCACGAGCCGTCGCAGTTGAGCGATCGAGCGCCACTTGCCGAGCATCGACGTGGATTTTTCTTCCGCGCGGTTACCGCCGTCGTGGGTGTCGTCTTGGTCGTTTTTCCGTTTGCAGCAGGGTTATCGGTGTTCTTCAGCCCGTTGATAAGCAAGCGGAAAGCCAATGGCGCAGGCAACAATGGCTATATTCGTGTGGCCGCGCTCGATGCGATTCCCAAAGATGGCTCGCCCAAGCGATTTGCCGTAATCACCGATCTGGATGATGCCTGGAACCATTATCGTGACGTTCCAATCGGCTCAGTTTACTTGCGATTCGCAGGCGGCAAAGTCGAAGCGCTTAGCACCACGTGCCCGCACGCGGGCTGCTTCGTGAATTTCGACCAACAGGCCGATTGTTTCAAGTGTCCCTGCCACAATAGCTTTTTCAAACTCGATGGATCAATCATCGAGCCTAGCCCTGCTCCGCGGGCCATGGACGATTTGAAAGTCGAACAGAAACCCAACGGCGAAATCTGGGTAAAGTATGAAAACTTCTACACAGGCATCGAACAGCAAAAAGTGAAGAGTTGAAGCCGGGTTCGCGGTCCATTTCATCGCCGAGATCCACCCATGTCACTTTTCCATTGGCTCGATCATCGCACCGGCTACCGGGAATTCATCCAGGAGGCACTGTACGAGCGAATCCCCGGCGGCGCACGCTGGCGATATGTTTGGGGCAGTACGCTGGTGTTCGCCTTTGTCACGCAGGCGATCACGGGGATCTTCTTGTGGATGGCCTATAGCCCCAGCGCACAAACGGCTTGGGAGAGCGTTTATTACATCCAGCATGAAATGAGTGGAGGATGGCTGCTGCGGGGTATTCACCACTTCATGGCCCAAGCGATGGTCGTGCTGCTGGTGTTGCATTTGATGCAAGTGGTCATCGACGGAGCGTATCGCGCTCCGCGCGAAATCAATTTTTGGCTGGGCTTAGTCCTAATGCTGATCGTGCTTGGCCTCTCGCTCACCGGTTATTTGCTACCGTGGGATCAGAAAGGCTATTGGGCCACGCGCGTGGCCACGAATTTAATGGGCATTGCGCCTGGTGTTGGTCCGGAGTTGCAGAAAGTAGTCGTCGGTGATTCGGAGTACGGCCATCACACGCTGACGCGGTTTTTCGCGCTGCATGCCGGTGTATTGCCGGCACTGCTCGTTGCCTTCCTCGTGTTGCACGTCGCACTCTTTCGGCGGCACGGCATCTGCTATAAGCAACCGGCGAAGAAGCCCGACACAACCTTTTGGCCCGATCAAGTGTTCAAAGATGCGGTGGTGTGCCTCGTTGTTTTGGCTGTCGTGTTGCTGCTGACGATTCACTTTAAAGCTCAAGCGATTGTTGGCGGCGAAGCGAATTGGAGCCAGATGGGAGCGGAACTGGGTTCCCCTGCCGATTCGACAACGCCCTACGATGCTCGCCCGGAATGGTACTTCTTATTTCTGTTTCAGTTTTTGAAACTCTTTGAAGGGATGGGCGAACGAGGGGAATTTCTCGGAGCGATCGTCGTGCCGAGCGTCGTGTTCGGCTTGATGTGCCTGATGCCGTTACTCGGTCGCTGGAAACTGGGGCATCGCTTCAATATCTGCTTTATTTTCGCACTATTTTTGGGTATTGTTTGGCTCACCTACTCTGCGATTCGGGAGGATTATCGGTCGGAAGGAACAAGTGCTGCCGACTTGGTAAAGTTCGCCGAGTTGGCCAAGCTGTCGAAGCAGATCGGCAGCGA
The Pirellulales bacterium genome window above contains:
- a CDS encoding Ppx/GppA family phosphatase, translating into MNDKQIFLSTDLAHRLAAIDIGSNSVRLIVAEPYRGGDYRILDEEREPTRLGRALDSTGNLDPQAVELTLAALRRFKQIAAGYQVDELRTIATCAVREASNGQEFCRRVNSDVGIAVDVISSSQEARLAFYSVQRAFDLGGKNVVVADIGGGSTEIVLASGNVIESIASTALGTVRLSEMFGSGAVLTGKDYDQMVAHIDRILKKEARRAAFQPHLLIGSGGTFTSMAEMMMASRRQTGLPVRGYLLSQAEVSHMLDRLRKLPVKSRRQVPGLAPDRADIIVAGIAVVDRLMRRFKVNQLQVHSRGVRDGLLLTMIDDTLGMPSTDPGNRDAAIDRFAAACTGEHELAHGKHVALLAGRLFEQLAARFNLNLDDWPFLEAAARLQDVGYLINYDRHHKHSYHLILNSRLSGFRPRELELIANIARYHRGAKPKMKHANFRQLSAEDRRRVEQLSAILRLAGGLDRSHSQLVQDATIQFDQDCLDDARLVLSADFEPGVNLWGARRRVKYFHQMFGVKLAIEWLPPEHASDPRRGNEASAESLNGNAARDDRAKTDRSKNGKAAKRTGKSRRLPS
- a CDS encoding Uma2 family endonuclease; protein product: MIAAKQIERNFVDDYLADKDVAKVKHDSFGGFVYAMADARTAHNRVAAALNGWLYSNLRGRRCEPYNSDAKVRVRLPTQTRYYYPDGMVVCEPNPPESSYQDNPVVIAEVISEGIRRIDEGEQRDVYLTSPTLAAYLSIETDWPRVVIDFRSENGFAAEAYEEMDAVIAHEVVQIDRPLAEIDERVEFAST
- a CDS encoding cytochrome b N-terminal domain-containing protein, which codes for MSLFHWLDHRTGYREFIQEALYERIPGGARWRYVWGSTLVFAFVTQAITGIFLWMAYSPSAQTAWESVYYIQHEMSGGWLLRGIHHFMAQAMVVLLVLHLMQVVIDGAYRAPREINFWLGLVLMLIVLGLSLTGYLLPWDQKGYWATRVATNLMGIAPGVGPELQKVVVGDSEYGHHTLTRFFALHAGVLPALLVAFLVLHVALFRRHGICYKQPAKKPDTTFWPDQVFKDAVVCLVVLAVVLLLTIHFKAQAIVGGEANWSQMGAELGSPADSTTPYDARPEWYFLFLFQFLKLFEGMGERGEFLGAIVVPSVVFGLMCLMPLLGRWKLGHRFNICFIFALFLGIVWLTYSAIREDYRSEGTSAADLVKFAELAKLSKQIGS
- a CDS encoding bifunctional riboflavin kinase/FAD synthetase yields the protein MNLIRDLADVPVSVRRSAVAIGNFDGVHRGHARIVERLIGRARELGGAAVVFTFDPHPALLLRPEQAPPPLTWTDRKAQLLADLGVDATIAYPTDEALLQLSAEEFFQRIVCDALDGRAIVEGPNFYFGRGRKGTIGVLRKLCNRANIPLDVVEPLELDGEHVSSSRVRRLVAAGQIEDANRLLTQPYRIRGMVRHGAARGTKIGFPTANVDAVDTLLPAPAVYAGRCTVAGRTWPAAINIGSNPTFGEHGLKVEVHLVGFHDSLYGQPLEVDFLARLRDIERFADVSLLKAQLQIDVQAAVAIHDRHS
- a CDS encoding tetratricopeptide repeat protein, which encodes MPTMGGTNIKQLALGGGAFGPREVEQMVAALSEDPMAHRMLREATGEMEMSEDRSPAAEVRLGVCYYLLGRYQQAIETLRKGDGGALAQFYLAKSQFALEQYDAAIASFQAAAKAGYDSDVCALARAEALRVSGNAKAGLELLDSLSGAVEQSAEYLYQRGATVSALSGNPVEVVALFERAVSVDSKHSGALFGLAMENDRRGNDETALDLYERSVARYPSHIGSLLNLGILYEDRAQYEKAYACYHRVLETYPNHPRARLYMKDVQASRDMFFDEDEKRKRDRMAQMLSVPVTDFELSVRSRNCLQKMGIMTLGDLAKTSEAELLASKNFGETSLVEIREMMVSKGLALGMFAKETLEPEPIFEPETMTADEQALLDRPITELNLSVRARKCMVRLQINTVGELLRRTGDDLLECKNFGVTSLTEVREKLTLKGLKLRGD
- a CDS encoding DHH family phosphoesterase gives rise to the protein MPINWSRFEDIVRSHERFLLVSHIRPDCDALGSELGMAGVLESLGKSVRIVNGQATPPNYLFIDPTRRIKAIHADVQPTELDDVQVLMVLDTSAWAQLGPMADVVKATKAKKVVVDHHISSDDLGAELFKDVEAEATGRLVLEAAQHLKIGLTPVIAAPLFAAIATDTGWFRFGSTRAGTYRAAATLIDAGAKPSEIYQALYEQDTIARLNLIGRTLGRAKVELDGRLIHTAVLQDDFKATGALPSDTEDVVNQTLTVGGARVAVIMVEQRDGGFKISFRSRTPSVDCSKLAEAFGGGGHKAAAGAFVAGPLEVAQAKVLDAVRAAMR
- a CDS encoding Rieske (2Fe-2S) protein; translation: MGSLSGIDRMSSTPNTHEPSQLSDRAPLAEHRRGFFFRAVTAVVGVVLVVFPFAAGLSVFFSPLISKRKANGAGNNGYIRVAALDAIPKDGSPKRFAVITDLDDAWNHYRDVPIGSVYLRFAGGKVEALSTTCPHAGCFVNFDQQADCFKCPCHNSFFKLDGSIIEPSPAPRAMDDLKVEQKPNGEIWVKYENFYTGIEQQKVKS